Proteins encoded in a region of the Solanum stenotomum isolate F172 unplaced genomic scaffold, ASM1918654v1 scaffold29099, whole genome shotgun sequence genome:
- the LOC125851729 gene encoding putative late blight resistance protein homolog R1A-10, whose product MAYAALSSLMYTLEQLLKPNHSLVCRCCTQQHVESLYQNLSALQVFLDDTTTKDIETLKIIEKKIRNVVYKAEDRVDSTLRNIILADREDKRQKACRSFHEELLKVEEQVYFLNKEVMLIEFNKHGSKSAELARISSSLEKSTIEENTIVGMEDDFNTLLDRLTAQTKKLTVIPIFGMGGIGKTTLARKVYDDSYIRSRFDKHAWVTISQEFNQRQMLLELVSSITGSKQVTSDDQLMEIVYRGLKGRRFLIVIDDIWSTTTWDQMQRTFPNDDNRSRILLTTRLKYVADYVSCPDFPPHRKSFLSLNDSWNLFTEKLFKNDPCPPLLVEIGKHIVRQCQGLPLSIVVVAGLLVKMELTHDNWKKVEENLNSFFGTVSERCQSILSLSYNYLPQYLRACFLYIGGFPEDREINVSELIRLWIAEQFVKARNNKRLEVVAEEYLQELIDRSLILIDTLTANGRMKTFKIHDLLRQLCLGETHTENVVNGNVLVAIDDQRRVILLSILEEKQVYPPMHINGIARTFISMQYFQYPNIPGGICSIFSEFKLLKVLDVLTVLLDFSSVIPELVHLRYVAARIEEGLSLDKLRNLQTIILRRNKGINIIVGEQPVDIWRLSELRHLDISWPLCISNPLEAENPLFLNNLKNLFLYNSPFVVEIIGRTPNLKKLNIIDNSYHLDWPAILDSLILLEDLEMLLINLQSIDLNIFSGDILSCKIKKLSPNIKKLILYGTYIPWEVVNLLANLPNLEVMKGECAFSGTNWKVDEDIVFRKLKYLLIGEEADLERWEAGSDNFPMLEQLILYGLYKLEEIPESIGDIMTLKLIKIDDCSSSVENSAKRIQEEQENLGNYELQLQITGGDSEEY is encoded by the exons ATGGCTTATGCTGCTCTTTCTTCACTTATGTATACATTGGAACAACTCCTGAAACCTAATCACTCTTTGGTTTGTCGATGCTGTACACAACAACATGTCGAATCTCTCTATCAAAATCTTTCTGCTCTGCAAGTTTTCCTTGACGATACTACCACAAAGGATATTGAAACTCTTAAG atTATAGAAAAGAAGATCAGAAATGTAGTATACAAAGCAGAAGATAGAGTTGATTCAACTCTAAGAAACATCATTCTAGCAGATCGCGAGGACAAACGGCAAAAGGCGTGTAGATCCTTTCATGAAGAACTGTTGAAAGTGGAAGAACAAGTTTATTTTCTCAACAAAGAGGTGATGCTGATCGAGTTTAACAAGCATGGAAGCAAATCTGCAGAATTAGCAAGAATTTCCTCCTCACTAGAAAaaagtacaattgaggaaaatACTATTGTTGGGATGGAGGATGACTTTAACACCTTACTTGATCGCCTCACTGCCCAAACGAAGAAGTTAACTGTCATACCAATTTTTGGTATGGGCGGTATAGGTAAGACAACTCTTGCCAGAAAAGTTTATGATGATTCATACATTCGTTCTCGATTTGATAAACATGCATGGGTCACTATCTCCCAAGAATTCAATCAGAGACAAATGCTTCTTGAACTTGTCTCTTCAATTACTGGAAGCAAGCAAGTAACAAGCGATGATCAACTAATGGAGATTGTGTATAGAGGCCTGAAGGGTAGGAGATTTCTAATTGTCATAGATGATATTTGGAGTACAACGACTTGGGACCAAATGCAAAGAACATTTCCAAATGATGACAATAGAAGCCGAATTCTATTAACCACTCGGCTCAAGTATGTTGCTGATTATGTCAGTTGTCCTGATTTTCCGCCTCATAGGAAGTCTTTTCTAAGTCTAAATGATAGTTGGAATCTATTCACcgaaaaattattcaaaaacgATCCATGTCCTCCTTTACTTGTAGAAATAGGGAAGCATATTGTACGACAATGTCAAGGATTACCTCTCTCAATTGTTGTAGTTGCTGGACTTCTTGTAAAAATGGAGTTAACGCATGACAATTGGAAGAAGGTTGAGGAAAATCTGAACTCATTCTTTGGTACAGTATCCGAACGATGCCAATCAATTCTTTCTTTGAGCTACAACTACTTGCCCCAATATTTGAGGGCTTGTTTTCTCTACATTGGAGGTTTTCCGGAAGACAGAGAAATCAATGTTTCCGAGTTGATTAGGCTATGGATTGCTGAGCAATTCGTAAAGGCAAGAAACAATAAAAGGTTAGAAGTGGTGGCAGAGGAATATCTACAAGAGCTAATTGATAGAAGTCTAATTTTGATTGATACATTAACGGCTAATGGAAGGATGAAAACTTTCAAAATTCATGATCTTCTTCGCCAACTATGCCTAGGTGAAACTCATACTGAAAATGTTGTGAATGGGAATGTTCTCGTAGCCATAGATGATCAACGTCGAGTGATCCTTCTGTCTATACTTGAAGAGAAGCAAGTTTATCCTCCAATGCATATCAATGGTATAGCTCGCACCTTTATTTCAATGCAATATTTTCAGTACCCCAATATTCCAGGAGGGATTTGTTCCATTTTTTCAGAGTTCAAGTTGCTTAAGGTGTTGGACGTATTAACAGTTTTGTTAGATTTCTCTAGTGTAATACCTGAGCTTGTACATTTGAGATATGTTGCTGCAAGAATTGAGGAAGGTCTTTCACTAGACAAATTGAGAAATCTACAGACCATAATTCTTCGAAGAAATAAGGGTATCAACATCATAGTGGGGGAGCAGCCAGTAGATATCTGGAGATTGTCAGAGCTAAGACATTTGGATATCAGCTGGCCACTATGTATATCTAATCCTCTTGAGGCAGAAAATCCTTTGTTTCTCAATAACTTGAAAAATCTTTTTCTCTATAACTCTCCTTTTGTTGTGGAAATCATAGGAAGAACTCCCAATCTAAAAAAGCTAAACATCATAGATAATTCTTATCATCTTGACTGGCCTGCAATTCTTGATTCTCTAATTCTTCTAGAGGATCTGGAGATGCTACTCATAAATCTGCAGAGCATTGACCTGAACATTTTCTCTGGAGATATTTTGTCTTgtaaaatcaagaaattaagtCCTAATATCAAGAAATTGATATTATATGGTACTTATATACCATGGGAAGTTGTAAATTTGCTGGCTAATTTACCCAATCTTGAGGTGATGAAAGGGGAGTGTGCATTTTCTGGAACAAATTGGAAAGTAGATGAAGATATTGTGTTTcgcaaattaaaatatctattaaTTGGTGAAGAAGCAGATCTGGAAAGGTGGGAAGCTGGTAGTGATAATTTTCCGATGCTTGAGCAACTAATACTTTATGGGTTGTATAAACTGGAGGAGATTCCGGAGAGTATTGGAGATataatgacactaaaattgatcaaaatagATGATTGCAGCTCTTCTGTAGAGAATAGTGCTAAGAGAATTCAAGAAGAGCAAGAGAACTTGGGAAATTATGAgcttcaacttcaaattactgGAGGAGATTCCGAAGAGTATTGA